GCGCAATGGGCATCCGCATCGCCGGAGGTGCGCACCGGCATCTGTCTCGAAATCCTGGCGCGACTGAATGCCAGAAGCTTCGAAATGGCGAATGCCGTCATGCACACGACGGGCCAGGCTTTTGCCATGGCCTTTCAGGCCGGTGGCCCGCATGCCCAGGATCGTGGTCTTGAGGCGGTCGCTTATGCCTATGCCGAGATGACCCGCACGCCTTTGCAGGCGATCTGGACGAAGCCGCAGGGCAGGGGCGAGCCGATTGTCATGGAAAAACACTGGCGCATTTTTCCGCGCGGTATTTCACTGGTCATCGGCTGCAACACGTTTCCCACCTGGAACAGCTATCCCGGCCTTTTCGCCAGCCTTGCCACCGGCAATACGGTCATCGTCAAGCCGCACCCGGCCGCGATCCTGCCGCTCGCCCTTACCGTCGAGATAGCCCGTCAGGTGCTGGTGGAAGAGGGGTTTGCGGCCGACATCGTGCTGCTCGCCGCCGACGCGCCTGGCGCCGAGACTACGAAGGATCTCGTGCGGCATCCCGCCATCGCTATCATCGACTATACCGGTTCGAACAGTTTCGGCAGCTGGGTGCGCGAAAACGCCGGCAGCGCCGATGTCTATACCGAAGAGGCGGGCGTCAATTCCATCGTCATCGGCGCCACCGACAATTTCGCCGGCATGTGCAGCAATATCGCCTTTTCGCTGTCGCTTTATTCCGGCCAGATGTGCACCGCGCCACAGGATATTTTCGTGCCGCGCGGCGGCATTGAAACGGATGAGGGTCACAAGAACTTCGATGAGGTCGCGTCCGGTATCACCGCTGCCGTCGATGCCCTGCTTGCTGACCCGGCGCGTGCTGCCGGTATCTGCGGAGCGATCGCCAATCCCGACACGCTTGCCCGCATTGCGGCAGCCCGGTCGACCGGCCGCGTATTGCGCGAGTCCATGCCGGTCGAGGGACTTGAGGAGGCGCGCACCGCGACACCTCTGATCCTTGCCGTCGATGCGGCCGATACGGATGCTTATGGTGAGGAGCGCTTCGGCCCGATTGCCTTTGTCGTTGCTGTCGATGACG
This portion of the Agrobacterium tumefaciens genome encodes:
- the paaN gene encoding phenylacetic acid degradation protein PaaN → MTGLFERHYPTLQAATDAAVKRDYWSAYPEVPSGKIYGETAKDDGLASYKARLAQPFDLPGHPADKSPVGVEISPFGPALGITYPAASPDLLISASRAAAAQWASASPEVRTGICLEILARLNARSFEMANAVMHTTGQAFAMAFQAGGPHAQDRGLEAVAYAYAEMTRTPLQAIWTKPQGRGEPIVMEKHWRIFPRGISLVIGCNTFPTWNSYPGLFASLATGNTVIVKPHPAAILPLALTVEIARQVLVEEGFAADIVLLAADAPGAETTKDLVRHPAIAIIDYTGSNSFGSWVRENAGSADVYTEEAGVNSIVIGATDNFAGMCSNIAFSLSLYSGQMCTAPQDIFVPRGGIETDEGHKNFDEVASGITAAVDALLADPARAAGICGAIANPDTLARIAAARSTGRVLRESMPVEGLEEARTATPLILAVDAADTDAYGEERFGPIAFVVAVDDVTEGVNRAAELAERKGAITAALYETDEARILGAADGFAAAGVNLSVNLTGGIYVNQSAAFSDFHVTGANPAGNASLTDAAFVANRFRVVMWRRPVAA